ATTTCATATTCAACTCTCGGTGGAAACGTGTCGTAAACTGTCCGCTTCACAAGATGATTGGTTTCCAAGTCTTTCAATTCTTTGCTAAGCATTTTGTCGCTGATGCCGTCAACTTCTCTTGTAATTTCTTTGAAACGTTTTGCACCGCCCGACAACGAAAACAAAATTGGAAGTTTCCAATT
This DNA window, taken from Parasegetibacter sp. NRK P23, encodes the following:
- a CDS encoding helix-turn-helix domain-containing protein, coding for MAKKIKCDSTGIRAIKDAMETLSGNWKLPILFSLSGGAKRFKEITREVDGISDKMLSKELKDLETNHLVKRTVYDTFPPRVEYEITEHAETLFDVMKALRDWGQNHRKKIIGK